AGCCTGATTTGCCGATTATAGGCACAAATTCGCCCTTGTTTACGGTAAATGATATATCCTGCAAAACGTGGAAATCCTCCGGCTCGCGGAAGTGTTTATTCAGGTTTTCAACTTGCAGTGCTATATTCATCTCCACTATCCTCTTAGTATGGCAACTGGGTCTACTTTAGATGCTTTAAGCGATGGCATAAGACCCGCTACGAGCGGAGTTATAACGCCAAACATCAGCCCGAAAAAATAATGCGTGGGCCGGAATACTACCGGGAAATATTTAAGCGCGATAAAGTCACTTGCCGGAAATGGTACCCTCGACAGTGCATACGACAACATAAAACCGAGTATTTCGCCCATTATGGCCCCAAAAATTCCGATGAACAACGATTGGCTCAGGAATATCTGAACTATGTCTTTCCCCGCAAAGCCTTGCGCCTTTAATATCGCAATATCCTTCATCTTGTTATTGATGGTCATGTTCATGATATTGTATATACCAAACCCCGCTACTACCAGCAAAGTAAAACTTACCACGTATGTCAGCGTATCACGCACGATATTGGATGCCATAACCGATGAATTGGCAGTTTCCCAGTCGTCCGATTTGTAATTGTATTTTTTCGCCAGATCCCTTGCTTTAGCACGGGCCAGTTTGTTGCTCCGCAGCTTTATGTTGATATCGGTAATGTAGTTTCTGTCCTCGCCCATTAATTGCTGTACATTGGCCAGGTTCACATAGCTGCGGGTATTATCAATAGTGCTTATGCCAATAGCGAACAGACCCACGACCCTAAAGCTCATCGTGGTTCCGGTAGGGGTTGTAAGCTTAACCATATCACCCATACTCAAATTAAGTTTATCGGCCAGGCCGCGACCCATAATGATGCCTTTATCCGAACTCAACAGGTTTTCGGGTGTGCCGCTTGTCATTTTGCCGGCCAGGTCAAATATCTTGGCCTCATCAGCTATGTTGACGCCTTCGATGGAGCCGTTGATCTGTACCGGGCCGTAATTGTAAAACACTTGTGTGCTAAGGAAAGGCGATACATACGTTATATCGGGGTCCTTTAGCAGGTTGCTGATAATGCCGGCGGCATCTTTTATGTTAAGTTTAACCTGTTTTGGCTTTGGGTGATGAACAATAACCAATGAGTTTTTATCGCCGAAGTATTCTCCCGCGATGGATACGGAGTAGTCCGTTTTGATGTCGTTGTAGATGTGAATGTCAGGTGTAGACGATAGCATCGTATCCTCCAAAAACTGGTTTACACCCACCATGAAGCTGATCATAAGGATAAACATGGCAATGCCGAAAGTAACGCCGAGCATCGCTACCAGCGTTTGCTTTTTATTGGCCATCAGGTGCCTTTTTGCTATGAGGCTATCTACAAGCATGGCTATTTGGCCGTTGGTACAACAACTTCCGATGCTTCATCAAGACCGCTTAAAACCTCTGCTTCATCAAGCGTGCGGATGCCGGTTTTTATCGCGATGGTTTTTACATGGCCATCCTGCTTCACTTTTACACTATCGCCGCTTAGTAAAACCTTGCTGGGGATAACTAAAACCTGCTGCTTGCGCCGGATGATTATATTGGCCTCTACCGAGGTATGTATATAAGGCTGGCTGTCACTCCCGCTGAACACAGCATCAGCACGGAATGTCTGGTCGGCTTCATTCATAGTAGGGTACAGGCGGATGATTTTGGCCTGGAAAATTTTATCGCCGGTAGCATCGGTCTTAAGCAAAACTTCCTGCCCCGCTT
Above is a window of Mucilaginibacter ginsenosidivorans DNA encoding:
- a CDS encoding ABC transporter permease, whose amino-acid sequence is MLVDSLIAKRHLMANKKQTLVAMLGVTFGIAMFILMISFMVGVNQFLEDTMLSSTPDIHIYNDIKTDYSVSIAGEYFGDKNSLVIVHHPKPKQVKLNIKDAAGIISNLLKDPDITYVSPFLSTQVFYNYGPVQINGSIEGVNIADEAKIFDLAGKMTSGTPENLLSSDKGIIMGRGLADKLNLSMGDMVKLTTPTGTTMSFRVVGLFAIGISTIDNTRSYVNLANVQQLMGEDRNYITDINIKLRSNKLARAKARDLAKKYNYKSDDWETANSSVMASNIVRDTLTYVVSFTLLVVAGFGIYNIMNMTINNKMKDIAILKAQGFAGKDIVQIFLSQSLFIGIFGAIMGEILGFMLSYALSRVPFPASDFIALKYFPVVFRPTHYFFGLMFGVITPLVAGLMPSLKASKVDPVAILRG